In Rutidosis leptorrhynchoides isolate AG116_Rl617_1_P2 chromosome 2, CSIRO_AGI_Rlap_v1, whole genome shotgun sequence, one genomic interval encodes:
- the LOC139888729 gene encoding uncharacterized protein codes for MELLEELTMHQTTYTEMFGIVELQELYQAIDIPPDTMAIERYWMSLPSMGFLIASRYNVVLLFLSNLGDTTCFPLWSPESQQHNICVIARVYGNHFVKVDLQGCYPVPPTHPLWNTYKWDGEWEHPYKHQQDMYIQLRRSNYKSSFENLDK; via the coding sequence ATGGAGTTGCTAGAAGAATTGACAATGCACCAAACAACTTACACTGAGATGTTTGGAATAGTTGAATTGCAAGAACTTTATCAAGCGATCGATATTCCACCAGATACTATGGCAATTGAAAGGTATTGGATGAGTTTGCCGTCAATGGGTTTTCTAATTGCTTCAAGGTACAATGTGGTTTTGCTTTTTTTGAGCAATTTAGGAGATACAACATGTTTTCCACTTTGGTCACCAGAGTCGCAACAACATAATATATGTGTAATTGCTCGTGTATATGGTAACCACTTTGTGAAAGTGGACTTGCAAGGGTGTTATCCGGTACCTCCAACACATCCACTATGGAATACATACAAATGGGATGGTGAATGGGAACATCCATATAAACATCAACAAGATATGTATATTCAACTTAGACGTTCCAATTATAAGTCTTCTTTTGAAAATCTGGATAAGTGA
- the LOC139891823 gene encoding uncharacterized protein isoform X2 produces MVSGSRYKLSVVCSCFIGCLVLFYFYFLNQSQHSQGVVTTSMHTSLDPIYRELVEVEDEAIKIPPPRKRSPRAIKRKPKKPTTLMEEFFDESSQLRYIFFPGQRTAIDPIKDAGNESYYYHPGRIWLDTDGNPIQAHGGGILYDYRSRTYYWYGEYKDGPTYHAHKKAAARVDIIGVGCYSSKDLWTWKNEGIVLAAEETDETHDLHKSNVLERPKVIYNDNTGKYIMWMHIDDTNYTKASVGTAISDSPTGPFEYIKSFRPHGFESRDMTIFKDDDGVAYLVYSSEDNSELHIGPLTQDYLHVTNVMRRIFVGRHREAPTLFKHDGIYYMVTSGCTGWAPNEALAHAAESVMGPWETMGNPCVGGNKIFQVTTFFAQSTFVLPLKGYPGIFIFMADRWNPSDLRDSRYVWLPLIVGGPVDRPLDYSFGFPLWPRVSVYWHKRWRLPYTK; encoded by the exons ATGGTGTCAG GAAGTAGATATAAGTTATCCGTTGTATGCAGCTGCTTTATAGGATGCCTTGTTTTGTTCTACTTTTATTTCTTGAATCAAAGTCAACATAGTCAAGGTGTGGTAACAACTTCAATGCACACGAGCCTTGATCCAATTTATCGTGAACTTGTTGAAGTGGAGGATGAGGCGATTAAGATTCCTCCTCCAAGGAAACGGTCCCCACGTGCTATAAAACGAAAACCTAAGAAACCAACTACTTTAATGGAAGAGTTTTTTGATGAGTCTTCGCAACTTAGATACATTTTCTTTCCTGGTCAAAGGACTGCAATTGACCCGATTAAGGACGCCGGTAAcgagagttattattatcatcctGGTAGAATCTGGTTGGATACGGATGGGAATCCTATTCAAGCTCATGGTGGAGGTATTCTATATGATTATCGATCGAGGACCTATTATTGGTATGGTGAATACAAAGACGGACCCACTTACCATGCTCATAAAAAGGCAGCTGCACGG GTTGACATCATAGGTGTAGGTTGCTATTCTTCAAAAGATCTATGGACATGGAAAAACGAGGGTATTGTTCTTGCCGCAGAAGAAACAGACGAGACCCATGATCTTCACAAGTCTAACGTGTTAGAACGACCAAAAGTAATATATAACGACAACACAGGTAAATATATAATGTGGATGCATATAGACGATACCAATTACACCAAAGCGTCCGTTGGAACCGCAATTAGCGATTCTCCTACCGGGCCCTTCGAGTACATTAAAAGTTTCAGGCCACACGGTTTCGAAAGCCGAGACATGACAATTTTCAAAGACGATGATGGTGTAGCGTATTTAGTATACTCTTCAGAAGACAACAGTGAGCTTCATATCGGGCCCCTCACTCAAGATTACCTTCACGTAACAAACGTTATGAGACGAATATTTGTGGGCCGGCATCGTGAAGCTCCAACGTTATTCAAACATGACGGGATTTACTACATGGTCACCTCGGGTTGCACAGGTTGGGCCCCAAATGAGGCCCTGGCCCATGCGGCTGAATCTGTTATGGGCCCGTGGGAGACCATGGGGAACCCATGTGTAGGTGGTAACAAAATATTTCAGGTTACAACATTTTTTGCACAAAGTACGTTTGTACTTCCTTTAAAGGGGTATCCGGGTATTTTCATATTTATGGCGGATAGATGGAACCCGTCGGATTTAAGGGACTCGAGATACGTATGGTTGCCGTTAATAGTAGGGGGACCTGTTGACCGACCTCTTGACTACTCGTTTGGGTTTCCGTTGTGGCCACGGGTCTCAGTTTATTGGCATAAAAGATGGAGACTTCCTTATACTAAGTGA
- the LOC139891823 gene encoding uncharacterized protein isoform X1 → MENKMRMRNKYKKPTTLHWYAGSRYKLSVVCSCFIGCLVLFYFYFLNQSQHSQGVVTTSMHTSLDPIYRELVEVEDEAIKIPPPRKRSPRAIKRKPKKPTTLMEEFFDESSQLRYIFFPGQRTAIDPIKDAGNESYYYHPGRIWLDTDGNPIQAHGGGILYDYRSRTYYWYGEYKDGPTYHAHKKAAARVDIIGVGCYSSKDLWTWKNEGIVLAAEETDETHDLHKSNVLERPKVIYNDNTGKYIMWMHIDDTNYTKASVGTAISDSPTGPFEYIKSFRPHGFESRDMTIFKDDDGVAYLVYSSEDNSELHIGPLTQDYLHVTNVMRRIFVGRHREAPTLFKHDGIYYMVTSGCTGWAPNEALAHAAESVMGPWETMGNPCVGGNKIFQVTTFFAQSTFVLPLKGYPGIFIFMADRWNPSDLRDSRYVWLPLIVGGPVDRPLDYSFGFPLWPRVSVYWHKRWRLPYTK, encoded by the exons ATGGAGAATAAAATGAGGATGAGGAACAAGTACAAGAAACCAACCACTTTACATTGGTATGCAGGAAGTAGATATAAGTTATCCGTTGTATGCAGCTGCTTTATAGGATGCCTTGTTTTGTTCTACTTTTATTTCTTGAATCAAAGTCAACATAGTCAAGGTGTGGTAACAACTTCAATGCACACGAGCCTTGATCCAATTTATCGTGAACTTGTTGAAGTGGAGGATGAGGCGATTAAGATTCCTCCTCCAAGGAAACGGTCCCCACGTGCTATAAAACGAAAACCTAAGAAACCAACTACTTTAATGGAAGAGTTTTTTGATGAGTCTTCGCAACTTAGATACATTTTCTTTCCTGGTCAAAGGACTGCAATTGACCCGATTAAGGACGCCGGTAAcgagagttattattatcatcctGGTAGAATCTGGTTGGATACGGATGGGAATCCTATTCAAGCTCATGGTGGAGGTATTCTATATGATTATCGATCGAGGACCTATTATTGGTATGGTGAATACAAAGACGGACCCACTTACCATGCTCATAAAAAGGCAGCTGCACGG GTTGACATCATAGGTGTAGGTTGCTATTCTTCAAAAGATCTATGGACATGGAAAAACGAGGGTATTGTTCTTGCCGCAGAAGAAACAGACGAGACCCATGATCTTCACAAGTCTAACGTGTTAGAACGACCAAAAGTAATATATAACGACAACACAGGTAAATATATAATGTGGATGCATATAGACGATACCAATTACACCAAAGCGTCCGTTGGAACCGCAATTAGCGATTCTCCTACCGGGCCCTTCGAGTACATTAAAAGTTTCAGGCCACACGGTTTCGAAAGCCGAGACATGACAATTTTCAAAGACGATGATGGTGTAGCGTATTTAGTATACTCTTCAGAAGACAACAGTGAGCTTCATATCGGGCCCCTCACTCAAGATTACCTTCACGTAACAAACGTTATGAGACGAATATTTGTGGGCCGGCATCGTGAAGCTCCAACGTTATTCAAACATGACGGGATTTACTACATGGTCACCTCGGGTTGCACAGGTTGGGCCCCAAATGAGGCCCTGGCCCATGCGGCTGAATCTGTTATGGGCCCGTGGGAGACCATGGGGAACCCATGTGTAGGTGGTAACAAAATATTTCAGGTTACAACATTTTTTGCACAAAGTACGTTTGTACTTCCTTTAAAGGGGTATCCGGGTATTTTCATATTTATGGCGGATAGATGGAACCCGTCGGATTTAAGGGACTCGAGATACGTATGGTTGCCGTTAATAGTAGGGGGACCTGTTGACCGACCTCTTGACTACTCGTTTGGGTTTCCGTTGTGGCCACGGGTCTCAGTTTATTGGCATAAAAGATGGAGACTTCCTTATACTAAGTGA
- the LOC139888730 gene encoding BTB/POZ domain-containing protein At3g49900 — translation MKSELLEDWPILKVVETIFEEHSGDDSSSSTTPSFTSPHPPFSPSTTSLCSRVKLWSLTYGTETDVTVHVQGTNFHLHKDPLTRCSGYLKRKLTESSQVTISPPLKITSHTFTLVMDFCYGGHLFITPFNVASLLLAAELLEMTHDSKNVDINLRQKTEAYLCRTVAVDHDYGAVVLKSCMGLLPDIETISGVVSRCIAAMKLNVGVVGDVSTWFDGVQDLSGQDFKLFVAALHSRLNGSHDLLYKIVDFYIKEKGGKMSEEEGSKICNYIDCSNLSPETLMHAVQNPRMPLRFVVQAMFIEQLNTRRSVFSATQTLKNHGSIKHPSATNSVTLGAILQRDAALHQVATLKATMEYTSSRIQSLEEELDGMRKILKKSDTVQVANGRVKSESFRFSSERKVERGQKGSVSSGSFPVVDMGNDSEYSGDQVSPRRFGKRVMNGLKSAFRKSSLGRNRDELKTEKKRN, via the exons ATGAAGTCTGAATTATTGGAAGATTGGCCAATTTTGAAGGTGGTGGAAACCATCTTTGAAGAACATTCGGGCGATGATTCATCATCCTCAACTACCCCTTCTTTCACCTCTCCTCACCCTCCTTTCTCCCCTTCCACCACCTCTCTTTGTTCTCGAGTTAAACTATG GTCTCTCACTTATGGGACTGAAACCGATGTGACGGTACATGTTCAAGGTACAAATTTTCATTTACACAAG GATCCTCTGACGCGATGTAGCGGATATCTGAAACGGAAGTTAACGGAATCCTCCCAAGTTACTATATCTCCGCCGTTAAAAATAACATCTCACACGTTTACACTAGTTATGGACTTTTGTTACGGGGGCCACCTTTTTATTACACCATTCAATGTGGCTTCTCTTTTACTAGCAGCCGAGTTGTTGGAAATGACTCACGACTCAAAAAACGTAGACATCAATCTCCGACAAAAGACGGAAGCATACCTTTGTCGAACGGTTGCGGTTGACCATGATTATGGTGCCGTTGTTCTAAAGTCGTGTATGGGACTTTTGCCGGATATAGAGACAATAAGTGGAGTTGTAAGTCGATGTATAGCGGCTATGAAGTTAAATGTTGGTGTAGTTGGTGATGTTTCGACTTGGTTTGATGGTGTTCAAGACTTGTCCGGTCAGGACTTCAAATTGTTCGTTGCGGCCTTGCATTCTAGGTTGAATGGAAGTCATGATCTACTATATAAAATCGTCGACTTCTATATTAag GAAAAAGGTGGGAAAATGAGTGAAGAGGAAGGAAGCAAGATATGCAATTACATAGATTGTTCAAATTTATCTCCCGAAACTCTAATGCACGCAGTTCAAAACCCTAGAATGCCGTTACGATTTGTAGTTCAAGCCATGTTTATCGAACAACTCAACACACGCCGCTCCGTTTTTTCGGCCACCCAAACCCTTAAAAACCACGGCTCGATCAAACACCCTTCGGCTACCAACTCTGTCACACTTGGTGCGATCCTCCAACGTGACGCCGCACTTCACCAGGTGGCGACTTTAAAAGCCACTATGGAGTATACTAGTTCAAGAATTCAAAGCTTGGAAGAAGAACTTGATGGCATGAGGAAGATTCTTAAGAAATCGGATACGGTCCAAGTTGCAAATGGGCGGGTTAAGTCGGAGAGTTTTCGGTTTAGTTCCGAGAGGAAAGTTGAAAGAGGGCAAAAAGGGTCGGTTTCTTCGGGTAGTTTTCCTGTTGTGGATATGGGAAATGATTCGGAGTATTCGGGTGATCAAGTGAGTCCGAGACGGTTTGGTAAGCGAGTTATGAACGGGTTAAAAAGTGCATTTCGTAAATCCAGTTTGGGACGTAACAGAGATGAACTGAAAACAGAGAAAAAGAGGAATTAG